The following proteins come from a genomic window of Mycobacterium gordonae:
- a CDS encoding WXG100 family type VII secretion target, which produces MSINYHFGDVDTHGWTIRAQAASLEAEHQAIVRDVLAAGDFWGGAGSASCQEFITQLGRNFQVIYEQANAHGAKVQSAGSNMHGTDGAVSSAWSSV; this is translated from the coding sequence ATGTCCATCAACTATCACTTCGGCGACGTCGACACTCACGGGTGGACGATACGCGCGCAGGCCGCCTCACTGGAGGCCGAGCACCAGGCCATCGTGCGCGACGTGCTGGCTGCCGGTGACTTCTGGGGCGGCGCCGGTTCGGCGTCCTGCCAGGAATTCATCACCCAACTGGGACGCAACTTCCAGGTCATTTACGAGCAAGCCAACGCCCACGGGGCTAAGGTTCAGTCCGCCGGCAGCAATATGCACGGCACCGACGGCGCGGTCAGTTCCGCGTGGTCGTCGGTCTAA
- a CDS encoding ESX secretion-associated protein EspG, with translation MVTPTATDITVNLDGLWLLQALVGVNRLAAELRGRPCGQPRSMKWIAQHPGLAVLVAEGICDEAAVVRSDIATRMRVLGTPDVEVVVLVSHGPMTWSSEVLMDDPSSWRAIPDGQLRIVLARREGRWASAVRAGSHVTIDDCAAAVDADWLVRLVCDALDSVHYVEPARISAVNVPMDGICTAAAELSGISTAGLSQQAALKSVGFSGTTLAQLTEALQEPVAEAVLYARAYVEGAAVAGESVLNLRDTKSGRVALYRVNPPRGSHQQWMAVGPAHQGQIRHGVLAALDSVAVNSWDTHERMC, from the coding sequence TTGGTAACTCCCACCGCAACAGACATCACCGTCAACCTCGATGGTTTATGGCTCCTGCAGGCACTGGTCGGGGTGAATCGTCTGGCCGCGGAGTTGCGTGGCCGACCCTGTGGGCAACCCCGTTCGATGAAGTGGATCGCCCAACACCCGGGTCTGGCGGTCTTGGTAGCGGAGGGGATCTGTGATGAGGCTGCGGTGGTTCGCTCCGACATCGCCACCCGGATGCGTGTGCTGGGTACACCGGACGTCGAGGTCGTTGTCTTGGTGTCACACGGGCCGATGACCTGGTCATCGGAGGTCTTGATGGACGATCCGTCGAGCTGGAGGGCGATCCCTGACGGGCAGCTGCGGATTGTTTTGGCCCGGCGCGAAGGCCGCTGGGCTTCGGCCGTCCGCGCCGGGTCGCACGTCACGATCGACGACTGCGCGGCAGCGGTTGATGCCGACTGGCTGGTCCGCCTGGTTTGCGACGCCCTGGACTCGGTGCACTACGTCGAGCCGGCCAGGATCAGCGCCGTCAATGTGCCCATGGACGGTATCTGCACCGCCGCGGCCGAACTTTCCGGGATCTCGACCGCCGGCCTCTCGCAGCAGGCAGCGCTGAAGTCAGTCGGATTCAGCGGCACCACCCTGGCCCAACTGACAGAGGCTCTCCAAGAGCCGGTCGCTGAGGCTGTGCTCTATGCGCGGGCCTACGTCGAGGGCGCCGCCGTTGCCGGCGAATCAGTGCTAAATCTGCGCGATACGAAGTCCGGGCGAGTCGCGCTCTATCGGGTCAATCCGCCTCGAGGTAGCCACCAGCAATGGATGGCCGTGGGACCGGCCCACCAGGGACAGATACGCCACGGCGTACTGGCGGCACTTGACAGCGTGGCGGTGAACTCTTGGGACACCCACGAACGAATGTGCTGA
- a CDS encoding MinD/ParA family ATP-binding protein, producing MTIDNGDFMSRYLDPEGGPERPAPIGALPHPPAAPSMPAPAAPYEPTMQSSTPQPETPLTPASPSHVAVAAPAHQDPPTPPRERGASIVQPGRETVSPVGQLPDNTGHRREIAPPAPPPARFEVATVAQRWAPQADQQAAAYTHQQIQVGEVVKRHRQPPEMGWRKTVYTATFRTINLGAGPAERTLIDRKRRITTNIPGNYQITALSMKGGVGKSTLVAAVGTTLRKIRNEAVIAIDANPTYGSLGRLIARDGKPPASIREFLAHNDLTSFSVARQYFGSNDEGLEVLAGNPNVTNPLILTPQVFADTIARTQGFYQLSLVDCGAEIEHQVIPAVLSSSNALMIVGSMNLQGGLAVEKTVDWLAARNGHELLKRSFIVLTDAYRCATKKFVTEVTEKVGPRVRGVKVIPFDAHLRDAQPLVFDALRPRTQTALIELAAELADGFPTAGALVG from the coding sequence ATGACCATCGATAACGGAGATTTCATGTCGCGCTACCTGGACCCGGAAGGGGGGCCAGAGCGGCCAGCTCCCATCGGAGCGCTGCCGCACCCGCCGGCTGCACCGTCGATGCCAGCTCCCGCCGCACCGTATGAGCCCACGATGCAATCGTCGACGCCGCAACCGGAGACGCCGCTGACACCGGCCTCGCCGTCGCACGTCGCGGTGGCTGCTCCCGCGCATCAGGATCCGCCGACACCGCCGCGGGAACGCGGTGCGTCTATCGTCCAGCCCGGGCGTGAAACAGTTTCACCGGTCGGGCAGCTTCCTGACAACACTGGACACCGCCGCGAGATTGCGCCGCCAGCGCCGCCACCGGCGCGGTTCGAGGTCGCCACGGTGGCACAGCGGTGGGCTCCGCAGGCCGACCAGCAGGCCGCGGCCTACACCCACCAGCAGATTCAGGTGGGCGAGGTGGTCAAGCGCCACCGTCAGCCGCCGGAAATGGGTTGGCGCAAAACGGTCTACACCGCAACGTTCAGAACCATCAACCTGGGCGCTGGCCCGGCGGAGCGGACCCTGATCGACCGGAAGCGGCGGATCACCACCAACATCCCGGGGAATTACCAGATCACCGCTCTGTCGATGAAGGGCGGCGTCGGTAAGTCGACACTGGTTGCGGCCGTGGGCACCACGCTGCGCAAGATCCGCAACGAAGCTGTCATCGCCATCGACGCCAATCCGACGTACGGCTCTCTGGGCCGGCTCATCGCACGCGATGGCAAACCACCGGCCTCGATCCGAGAGTTCCTGGCCCACAATGACTTAACGAGCTTCAGCGTCGCGCGACAATACTTCGGCAGCAATGACGAAGGACTCGAGGTCCTAGCTGGCAACCCGAACGTGACTAACCCGCTGATCCTGACCCCGCAAGTGTTCGCCGACACCATTGCCCGCACCCAGGGCTTCTATCAACTGTCGCTGGTGGACTGCGGCGCTGAGATCGAGCATCAGGTGATCCCAGCGGTGTTGTCGTCGTCGAACGCCTTGATGATCGTGGGCTCGATGAACCTGCAAGGTGGTCTGGCGGTGGAAAAAACAGTGGACTGGCTGGCGGCCCGCAATGGACACGAACTGCTCAAGCGCTCATTCATCGTGTTGACCGACGCCTACCGTTGTGCGACCAAGAAATTCGTCACTGAAGTGACCGAGAAGGTGGGGCCCCGTGTACGGGGGGTGAAGGTCATTCCTTTCGATGCGCACCTGCGTGATGCCCAGCCGTTGGTCTTCGATGCGTTGCGGCCGCGAACGCAGACGGCGTTGATCGAGTTGGCAGCTGAACTGGCCGACGGATTCCCCACCGCCGGAGCGCTGGTCGGGTGA
- a CDS encoding WXG100 family type VII secretion target, translated as MTTRFMTDPHAMRDMAGRFESHAQTVEDEARKMWASSQNIAGAGWSGQAQATSLDTMGQMNQAFRNIVTMLHGVRDGLIRDANNYEQQEQASQQVLSS; from the coding sequence ATGACGACACGTTTTATGACGGACCCGCACGCGATGCGTGACATGGCCGGCCGTTTCGAATCCCACGCACAGACCGTTGAGGATGAGGCCCGCAAGATGTGGGCATCGTCGCAGAACATCGCTGGCGCAGGTTGGAGTGGCCAGGCGCAGGCGACCTCGCTGGACACCATGGGCCAGATGAACCAGGCCTTCCGCAACATCGTCACGATGCTGCACGGTGTGCGCGACGGGCTGATCCGTGACGCGAACAACTACGAGCAGCAGGAACAGGCTTCTCAGCAGGTCCTGAGCAGCTAG
- the eccD gene encoding type VII secretion integral membrane protein EccD, producing MSVDQQDLAGATAPSLPPRVLVAVMAGATKVGVVLDASAPVSAQMSALVDVINGRLEDLGQPVMSPGPGRGRWGLCRVDGTPLKLSRSLADQGARDGIRLWLRFIPDSEARINVVEHVTSAVAQELTKRWPGLSAAWAGRVGAAMVVCGVAAATALMLRWRFGHMGWGPSIFCAVLALVLIGAAVITLARCTDSADGRRIGDTLLLIGCVPAAVSAAALVPGPVGAPHAALGVAMLMSAAVLIVRFTGRYIALGTTVIIAGAAAGAAALARMTLVTSAVTLLGVVLLVSILLMHLAPTVARWAAGIRLPVFPSASGRWIFETRPDLPTDKVVASGGITSYDGPQSVRDVVVCTDRAHAYLSGLLIGTTAVMAVCCVGLCDPHAPRRGVALLVAGLVAVAVLLRGRSFTDRWQATVLAGVAVAVVIGVGGRYVLGLWTLTALLVGTSVMVAVPVAGLVAGVVVPNRFYTPTFRKIVEWIEYFCLAAIFPLTFWLMGVLAAIRYR from the coding sequence GTGAGTGTCGACCAGCAGGACCTGGCGGGCGCAACCGCGCCGTCGTTACCGCCTCGGGTGTTGGTGGCCGTGATGGCAGGGGCGACGAAAGTGGGCGTGGTGCTGGATGCTTCAGCGCCGGTGTCGGCGCAGATGTCGGCGTTGGTTGATGTGATCAACGGCCGCCTGGAAGATCTGGGGCAGCCGGTGATGTCACCCGGGCCGGGTCGCGGCCGGTGGGGGTTGTGCAGGGTCGACGGGACACCGCTGAAACTGTCGCGGTCACTGGCTGATCAGGGAGCGCGTGACGGGATCCGGTTGTGGCTGAGATTCATACCGGACTCCGAGGCGCGGATCAATGTGGTCGAACATGTCACCTCGGCGGTGGCCCAGGAGCTTACGAAGCGTTGGCCGGGTCTGAGCGCGGCGTGGGCGGGCCGGGTCGGGGCGGCCATGGTGGTCTGCGGAGTGGCGGCTGCCACTGCGCTGATGTTGCGCTGGCGTTTCGGCCACATGGGGTGGGGGCCCAGCATCTTCTGTGCAGTGTTGGCTCTGGTGCTGATCGGCGCCGCCGTGATCACGCTGGCCCGCTGCACGGACAGCGCCGACGGCAGGCGCATCGGTGACACGTTGTTGTTGATCGGATGCGTGCCGGCCGCGGTGAGTGCCGCCGCCCTGGTGCCGGGCCCGGTGGGAGCCCCGCATGCGGCGCTGGGGGTGGCGATGCTGATGAGCGCGGCGGTGCTGATTGTGCGTTTCACCGGCCGCTACATCGCGTTGGGAACGACGGTGATCATCGCGGGGGCGGCGGCCGGGGCCGCGGCGCTGGCACGGATGACTTTGGTGACCTCGGCGGTCACCCTGCTCGGTGTCGTGCTACTCGTCTCGATCCTGCTGATGCATCTGGCCCCGACAGTTGCGCGGTGGGCAGCCGGTATCCGGCTACCGGTGTTCCCGTCGGCATCGGGACGCTGGATTTTCGAGACCCGCCCTGATCTGCCCACGGATAAGGTGGTGGCCTCCGGCGGCATCACGAGCTATGACGGGCCGCAATCGGTGCGGGACGTGGTGGTGTGCACCGACCGTGCGCACGCTTATTTGTCGGGCCTGCTGATCGGCACTACTGCTGTGATGGCGGTGTGCTGTGTGGGGTTGTGTGATCCGCACGCCCCTCGCCGAGGGGTTGCGCTGCTTGTGGCCGGCCTGGTCGCGGTAGCTGTGCTGTTGCGGGGCCGGTCGTTTACCGATCGCTGGCAGGCCACTGTGCTGGCCGGGGTCGCGGTGGCGGTGGTGATCGGTGTTGGCGGCCGCTATGTCCTGGGGCTGTGGACGCTGACAGCGCTGTTGGTCGGTACCTCGGTGATGGTTGCTGTTCCCGTGGCCGGGCTGGTTGCCGGGGTGGTGGTGCCCAACCGCTTCTACACACCGACATTCCGCAAGATCGTGGAGTGGATCGAATACTTTTGTCTGGCCGCCATTTTCCCGCTGACCTTCTGGCTCATGGGAGTGCTGGCCGCGATCAGGTACCGGTAG
- the eccCa gene encoding type VII secretion protein EccCa: MKDGFARSKPAAAPEMKPASIELPTPLKMPAPEGKPWWTVVLVIGLLGLVGAMVGISFASGARSFTGVGSFFPILMVGGLVAMLFTGRGGSQEMSRTKLDALRARFLLVIDELRGNAADAADRLDANYRWYHPPPATLEAALGSARMWERKADGGDAWFGVVRVGVGMTDLMEAGAARFSEPQDMPTDIELEPVTGTVLQEFVRHQTVAYGLPALVSLLVEPGYELRGPRDVALGLMRAIICQLAFSHGSDHIRLVVVTSDAAEWDWVKWLPHAGDLSVEDGAGPARMVYASVADFLGAQQDTLGLRSRGDFLARHGAKREPIAPLPHTVVVCDTEQGWERLGDRAGVSGLTFFDVRGSGQVPACAELKRVLHISADGVITAVPRDLMSWDAKEAHSPQFFAVCDQMSREDAESFAERMARWRLAEAYEALDDGGVEQFMARDILSYYGINDAANIDFEALWGPRGDINSPARLRVPLGNRADDRELFFLDLKESAQGGHGPHGVMAGTTGSGKTEMLRTALVSLLLGHPPQNLQLMLADLKGGAGVKPFAGVPHVAHIITDLEDDQSLLDRFVDAMWGEIARRKALCDKAGADDATEYNKMRSARQAAGQEPLPPLPALLVIIDEFAELFKMMASAVQDALDQICRQGRSYWVHLLIASQEIDNRAEKLLANMGYRLALKAQTQAAATAVGVPNAVNLKRSGDCYFLHGPPSNADVTKFRGEWLWREYRKPGVEDLYDDSSAGPGSVAYFAPQLFTTDLTPIPSADSSPEESAATEGGSVAAEAAGESDAEVEGNAALMRPKVARIIIDQLRQVDFTPYRLWQPPLDEPWSIEKLVNRHLGRNWRDGYVRTADLVFPIGVVDRPFKHDQHPLLLDVSGPGANVVIVGAQGSGKTTALQDLICAAAMTHTPEQVQFYCLAFSSAALSSVEGLPHVGGVALGAVDRDGVRRTVFELLTLLKQRQRSFEDYRVMSMEMFRNVKFGGSPGNVADDGHGDVFLVIDNWSGLASEYEVLLDPVSKLIKEGPTFGIHVVASVSRTSELPPTVRTSFGSRVELRLGETVDAMLVKPRMADQVPVERPGRGMIAQNYERRGAEPVGLHTLMARPTTEAGVGDGWDSRSVVAAVAEEAAQYTPARRVRRLPQRVSPAQLVAMAAGESAADSPVVWALSETEQPVFFGSQHLLVTGQSKCGRTSVCAVVMGELARTCAPGGQDQTPALTDARPVAQVWLVDPRRQLHTVLDSSYIYRVASTPSTIKQRMQELAAVLAEREPDDNALAGSIGQVSWSGPEIWLVIDDAQRLPAGFDSPLEPIARFVEAGADVGLRIIYTRAFGGLMSSMGADPVLRRLRESRAALLVMDSDPDDGFIQGRWKGHPMPPGRGYLMNTAESGESGIYVQVADPGLGV, from the coding sequence GTGAAAGATGGGTTCGCCCGATCTAAGCCGGCCGCCGCGCCGGAGATGAAGCCAGCTTCGATCGAGCTTCCTACGCCGCTGAAAATGCCGGCCCCGGAGGGTAAGCCGTGGTGGACGGTGGTGCTGGTGATCGGGCTGTTGGGCCTGGTGGGCGCGATGGTGGGAATCAGCTTTGCCAGCGGTGCGCGTTCATTTACCGGGGTGGGTTCGTTTTTCCCGATTCTGATGGTGGGTGGTCTGGTGGCGATGTTGTTCACCGGACGCGGCGGTTCACAAGAGATGTCGCGCACCAAATTGGATGCGTTGCGGGCCAGGTTTTTGTTGGTGATCGACGAGCTGCGCGGCAACGCCGCCGACGCCGCGGACCGTCTGGATGCTAACTATCGGTGGTATCACCCGCCTCCTGCGACGCTGGAAGCTGCCTTGGGCAGTGCGCGGATGTGGGAACGCAAGGCCGATGGTGGCGATGCGTGGTTTGGCGTGGTGCGGGTGGGTGTAGGCATGACCGACCTGATGGAGGCGGGCGCGGCGAGATTCTCTGAGCCGCAGGACATGCCGACTGACATCGAGCTGGAACCGGTCACGGGCACGGTGTTGCAGGAGTTCGTACGCCACCAGACGGTGGCGTACGGGCTGCCGGCGTTGGTGTCGTTGTTGGTGGAGCCGGGTTATGAGTTGCGGGGTCCGCGCGATGTGGCTTTGGGGTTGATGCGCGCGATCATCTGCCAGTTGGCCTTCTCCCACGGCAGCGATCACATTCGGCTGGTGGTGGTTACTTCTGATGCGGCGGAATGGGATTGGGTGAAGTGGTTGCCCCACGCTGGTGACCTCAGCGTCGAGGATGGTGCGGGGCCGGCCAGGATGGTGTACGCCTCAGTGGCGGATTTCCTTGGCGCACAGCAGGACACGTTAGGGTTGCGCTCTCGGGGGGATTTCCTGGCTCGTCACGGGGCGAAGAGGGAACCGATTGCGCCGTTGCCTCACACGGTCGTTGTGTGTGACACCGAACAGGGATGGGAGCGGCTGGGGGATCGCGCCGGCGTGAGCGGGTTGACGTTTTTTGATGTCAGGGGCAGCGGGCAGGTGCCTGCGTGCGCTGAGCTGAAGCGGGTTCTGCACATCAGCGCCGACGGGGTCATCACGGCGGTGCCCCGTGATCTGATGAGCTGGGACGCCAAAGAGGCGCACAGTCCGCAGTTTTTCGCGGTGTGTGACCAGATGAGCCGCGAGGATGCGGAGTCTTTTGCCGAGCGGATGGCTCGCTGGCGGCTGGCCGAAGCCTACGAGGCGCTCGATGACGGCGGTGTTGAACAGTTCATGGCGCGAGACATCTTGTCGTATTACGGGATCAACGACGCCGCCAACATTGATTTCGAGGCGTTGTGGGGTCCGCGCGGTGACATCAATTCGCCGGCCCGGCTGCGGGTACCGTTGGGCAACCGGGCTGATGACAGGGAACTGTTCTTTTTGGATCTCAAAGAGTCTGCTCAAGGCGGTCATGGTCCGCATGGGGTGATGGCGGGAACCACGGGCTCGGGTAAGACCGAGATGCTGCGTACCGCGCTGGTGTCGCTGCTGCTGGGGCATCCCCCGCAGAATCTGCAGTTGATGCTCGCCGACCTCAAGGGCGGAGCCGGGGTCAAACCGTTCGCCGGGGTTCCGCATGTGGCGCATATCATCACTGACCTTGAGGACGATCAGAGCCTGCTGGACCGGTTCGTGGACGCGATGTGGGGAGAGATCGCACGGCGCAAAGCGTTGTGCGACAAAGCGGGAGCCGACGACGCCACGGAATACAACAAGATGCGCTCAGCGCGCCAAGCTGCGGGTCAGGAGCCGTTGCCCCCGTTGCCGGCGCTGCTGGTCATCATCGATGAGTTCGCTGAGCTGTTCAAGATGATGGCCTCGGCGGTGCAGGATGCCCTCGATCAGATCTGCCGCCAGGGCCGGTCGTATTGGGTGCATCTGTTGATCGCCAGCCAGGAAATCGACAATCGCGCAGAGAAGTTGCTGGCGAATATGGGGTATCGGTTGGCGTTGAAAGCCCAGACCCAGGCCGCGGCCACGGCTGTGGGGGTTCCCAATGCGGTGAACCTCAAACGGTCGGGGGACTGCTACTTCCTGCACGGTCCGCCGTCCAATGCCGATGTGACGAAGTTCCGCGGCGAGTGGTTGTGGCGGGAGTACCGTAAGCCGGGAGTGGAGGACCTCTACGACGACAGTTCCGCTGGCCCAGGATCGGTCGCTTACTTTGCACCGCAACTGTTTACGACGGATCTGACGCCGATTCCGTCGGCGGACAGCAGCCCTGAGGAGTCCGCCGCCACTGAGGGTGGGTCGGTCGCGGCGGAGGCCGCAGGTGAGAGTGATGCCGAGGTCGAAGGCAATGCCGCGCTGATGCGCCCGAAGGTTGCCCGTATCATCATCGACCAGTTGCGCCAGGTCGACTTCACGCCGTATCGGTTGTGGCAACCGCCGTTGGACGAGCCGTGGAGCATCGAAAAGCTAGTGAACCGGCACCTGGGACGGAATTGGCGCGACGGTTATGTCCGCACCGCCGACTTGGTGTTCCCGATCGGTGTGGTGGATCGGCCGTTCAAGCATGACCAGCATCCGTTGCTGCTGGACGTGTCGGGGCCCGGGGCCAACGTGGTGATTGTCGGTGCGCAGGGCTCGGGTAAGACGACAGCGCTGCAGGATCTGATCTGCGCGGCGGCCATGACACACACTCCCGAACAGGTGCAGTTCTACTGCCTGGCGTTTTCCTCAGCAGCTTTGAGCAGCGTGGAGGGGTTGCCTCATGTGGGGGGCGTCGCTTTGGGGGCGGTGGATCGAGATGGTGTGCGCCGCACTGTGTTTGAACTGTTGACTTTGCTCAAGCAGCGGCAGCGCAGTTTTGAAGACTACCGCGTGATGTCGATGGAGATGTTTCGCAACGTCAAGTTCGGCGGATCGCCGGGCAATGTCGCTGATGACGGGCACGGTGACGTGTTCCTGGTGATTGACAACTGGTCGGGTTTGGCCAGCGAGTATGAGGTGCTGTTGGACCCGGTCAGCAAGCTGATCAAAGAGGGTCCCACCTTCGGGATTCATGTCGTGGCGAGCGTGAGTAGAACCAGCGAGTTGCCGCCGACGGTGCGCACGAGTTTCGGATCACGTGTCGAGCTGCGTCTCGGGGAGACCGTTGACGCGATGTTGGTCAAGCCGCGTATGGCCGATCAGGTACCGGTGGAACGTCCCGGGCGGGGCATGATCGCGCAGAACTATGAGCGCCGTGGTGCCGAACCGGTCGGTCTGCACACGCTGATGGCGCGCCCCACCACCGAAGCCGGCGTTGGGGACGGATGGGATTCTCGCAGCGTCGTGGCGGCCGTTGCCGAGGAGGCCGCGCAGTACACACCCGCGCGCAGGGTGCGCCGCCTGCCGCAACGGGTGAGCCCGGCGCAGTTGGTGGCGATGGCGGCCGGGGAGTCCGCAGCCGATTCGCCAGTGGTGTGGGCGCTCAGCGAGACCGAACAACCGGTGTTCTTCGGCAGCCAACATCTGCTGGTGACCGGACAGAGCAAGTGCGGGCGCACGTCGGTCTGCGCGGTGGTGATGGGTGAGCTGGCCCGCACTTGTGCGCCAGGTGGACAAGATCAGACACCGGCGCTTACCGATGCCCGCCCGGTTGCGCAGGTGTGGCTGGTTGATCCTCGCCGGCAGCTGCACACCGTGCTGGATTCGTCGTATATCTACCGAGTCGCCTCTACGCCGTCGACGATCAAGCAACGCATGCAGGAGCTGGCCGCAGTCCTTGCCGAGCGTGAGCCCGACGACAACGCGTTGGCGGGCTCGATCGGGCAGGTTAGCTGGAGCGGTCCGGAGATCTGGCTGGTGATCGACGATGCCCAGCGACTACCTGCTGGATTTGATTCTCCGCTGGAACCGATCGCGCGTTTTGTGGAGGCAGGTGCCGATGTGGGCCTGCGGATCATCTATACCCGTGCTTTCGGGGGGCTCATGTCCTCCATGGGGGCCGATCCGGTGCTGCGTAGGTTGCGGGAGTCCAGGGCTGCGCTGTTGGTGATGGATTCCGACCCTGACGACGGTTTTATCCAGGGAAGGTGGAAGGGCCACCCGATGCCTCCGGGCCGGGGGTACCTGATGAACACCGCCGAATCCGGGGAGTCGGGGATATATGTGCAGGTCGCAGACCCGGGGCTGGGCGTGTGA
- a CDS encoding PPE family protein, translated as MTTYEVPPEINSGRMYAGPGSSSLVASAAAWQALAMDLGSAGAAFNEVVSALASQAWLGPSAISMALAAAPYVVWMIATAGQCQEAAAAAGAAATAFEAARAGVVPPPVIAANRSTLMSLLATNFLGINTPAIAANEAAYDEMWCQDTTVMYGFAADAAGITGTLVPFVPPAANSNPMALAAQAAAVGQSGGSAAAQQPMNLASQGGGLASLPAGIDAQTMLSMGPQLVTMIPQALQGLSSPLSSGLSPASGLGQFQSLLSPFMGMLNNPGMLGMGTGGAGAAAGGVGSGLSGLGGVGGAGGAVEAMAGRAASLGGLSVPATWTAGSSTESTAGARTAATPLVATSGTGAGSGAVPATASGGSFGGAPMAAGLGNRGATGGGTPRYGTPVKVFDRH; from the coding sequence ATGACCACCTACGAGGTGCCACCAGAGATCAACTCGGGTCGGATGTATGCCGGCCCGGGTTCATCGTCGTTGGTCGCCTCGGCCGCTGCGTGGCAGGCGCTTGCCATGGATCTAGGTTCGGCAGGTGCGGCGTTCAACGAGGTTGTTTCGGCCCTGGCTTCGCAGGCGTGGCTGGGACCGTCGGCGATATCGATGGCTCTGGCAGCAGCACCGTACGTGGTATGGATGATCGCTACCGCCGGGCAATGCCAGGAAGCGGCGGCTGCGGCGGGCGCAGCAGCAACGGCGTTCGAAGCAGCACGCGCGGGAGTGGTTCCCCCTCCGGTCATTGCGGCCAATCGCAGCACTTTGATGTCGTTGTTGGCCACGAACTTCCTCGGGATCAACACTCCGGCGATCGCGGCCAACGAGGCGGCGTATGACGAAATGTGGTGCCAGGACACGACTGTGATGTACGGGTTCGCCGCCGACGCGGCGGGCATCACGGGCACGTTGGTGCCCTTCGTGCCACCGGCTGCCAACTCCAACCCGATGGCCCTGGCCGCCCAGGCCGCCGCTGTGGGGCAATCAGGCGGATCGGCAGCCGCGCAGCAGCCGATGAATCTCGCCAGCCAGGGGGGAGGATTGGCCAGCCTGCCCGCCGGCATCGATGCGCAAACCATGCTGAGCATGGGCCCGCAGCTGGTGACGATGATTCCCCAAGCGCTGCAAGGACTTTCCTCACCGTTGAGCAGCGGACTATCGCCTGCCAGCGGCTTGGGTCAATTCCAGTCCCTGCTGTCGCCGTTTATGGGGATGCTCAACAATCCCGGCATGCTGGGGATGGGAACCGGCGGTGCCGGTGCCGCCGCCGGAGGGGTGGGTTCGGGCTTGTCCGGTCTGGGCGGAGTCGGAGGGGCCGGGGGTGCCGTCGAGGCGATGGCCGGGCGGGCGGCCTCGTTGGGTGGTTTGTCGGTGCCGGCGACATGGACCGCCGGCAGCAGTACCGAATCGACCGCGGGGGCGCGGACGGCGGCCACCCCGCTGGTCGCTACCTCCGGCACCGGAGCGGGATCTGGTGCGGTACCGGCCACCGCATCAGGGGGCTCGTTCGGTGGCGCCCCGATGGCCGCGGGGCTGGGCAACCGCGGTGCCACGGGTGGGGGAACGCCGCGTTACGGGACACCGGTGAAAGTGTTCGACCGGCACTAG
- a CDS encoding PE family protein, which yields MTALPGSMEETASALSAIGGAVAAGNAAGAAPTLGVVPPAAEPASALLAAAFGTHAGVYQVSAAIGTVIHQMFVATLGASAGSYTAAEALNITAML from the coding sequence ATGACGGCATTACCGGGGTCGATGGAGGAGACAGCATCAGCCCTGTCGGCAATTGGCGGGGCAGTTGCGGCGGGCAACGCCGCCGGGGCGGCCCCCACGCTGGGCGTGGTGCCCCCGGCAGCCGAGCCCGCGTCGGCGCTGCTGGCTGCGGCGTTCGGGACCCACGCTGGGGTCTATCAGGTCAGCGCGGCCATCGGAACAGTGATTCATCAGATGTTTGTGGCGACGCTGGGCGCCAGCGCGGGCAGCTACACCGCCGCCGAGGCTCTCAACATCACCGCGATGCTCTGA